A single genomic interval of Caretta caretta isolate rCarCar2 chromosome 23, rCarCar1.hap1, whole genome shotgun sequence harbors:
- the ZFP36 gene encoding mRNA decay activator protein ZFP36 yields the protein MSSMVDVKTLYENLLNLNLSEERDAPTGSEPRGGSGDSHVWPLRTVWSPSTEQALSPPEPAAPRPSFRTDRSLSLIEGRTLPPPPPGFPPLQPPPAPALSARYKTELCRTYSETGRCRYGAKCQFAHGAGELRTLSRHPKYKTELCHKFYLHGECPYGSRCHFVHYPEERGLAASPQLLRQSLSYTGVPAGRQASPPPGVSDLASFARAPSISPPPAGDLLSPSFTRLNSEPVPRVATLGEALAASSSAPGGRCTCRCGGTARLGTFESPRDYFAAAPGTPVASGLPRTPSSNSLSDQDCYSSSGSLSGSESPVFEMLPTSGTWNGTRRLPIFNRISVSE from the exons ATGAGCTCCATGGTGGATGTAAAAACCCTGTACGAG aacctcttgAACCTGAATCTGAGCGAGGAGCGGGATGCTCCGACCGGCTCCGAGCCCCGGGGGGGCAGCGGCGACTCCCACGTCTGGCCCCTGCGCACGGTCTGGAGCCCCAGCACGGAGCAGGCGCTCTCCCCGCCCGAGCCGGCggccccccgcccctccttccGCACCGACCGGTCCCTCAGCCTGATCGAGGGCCGAACCCTgccgccccccccgcccggctTCCCCCCGCTGCAGCCCCCGCCGGCCCCCGCCCTCTCGGCCCGCTACAAGACGGAGCTCTGCCGCACCTACAGCGAGACGGGCCGCTGCCGGTACGGGGCCAAGTGCCAGTTCGCCCACGGGGCCGGGGAGCTGCGGACCCTCAGCCGCCACCCCAAGTACAAGACGGAGCTGTGCCACAAATTCTACCTCCATGGCGAATGCCCCTACGGCTCCCGCTGCCACTTCGTTCACTACCCGGAAGAGCGGGGGCTGGCTGCTTCCCCGCAACTTCTGCGCCAGAGTCTCAGCTACACCGGGGTGCCTGCTGGCCGCCAGGCCTCCCCGCCGCCCGGCGTCTCCGACCTGGCCTCTTTCGCCCGGGCGCCCTCCATCTCCCCGCCTCCTGCCGGTGACCTCCTCTCGCCGTCCTTTACCCGCCTCAACTCGGAGCCTGTGCCTCGCGTGGCCACCCTGGGAGAAGCCCTGGCTGCCTCCTCCTCCGCCCCCGGCGGGCGCTGCACCTGCCGCTGCGGGGGCACCGCCAGGCTGGGCACCTTCGAGAGCCCCCGGGACTACTTCGCCGCCGCCCCGGGGACACCCGTCGCCTCCGGCCTCCCCAGGACCCCGTCGTCCAACTCGCTCTCCGACCAGGATTGCtacagcagctcaggcagcctcaGCGGCTCCGAATCGCCCGTCTTCGAGATGCTGCCCACCAGTGGGACCTGGAATGGGACCCGCCGGCTGCCCATCTTCAACCGCATCTCCGTGTCGGAGTGA